In Styela clava chromosome 10, kaStyClav1.hap1.2, whole genome shotgun sequence, the sequence CAAATGTTCAACAAATGCATCATCAGCTATCACATTCAACCAGACGATCTCTGACCGAACGAGAACATTTCAACCCAACGTGCATTCTGTAATTCCAGATTCTGCTTTTCCGAACTCATGTAATGAAACTGCATTTGCAGTATTTTATTTGCATAAAGATGGGACCTTATTTCCGAGCTTAACCAGAACAAAAACTACACTAAATCAGGTAATGAACTCTCATCAATATGAAGTATGAAAGTAAATAAGACAATCGAAAAACGATATTTAACCATGTACACGCATATAGGGTGTAATTACAAAAACTTGGGTATACAAGCTTAAAATGTTTGAGTAATATGTAATACGTAAGTGAAGATCAAAGTAACTAGTACTTTATCTTGTACCATTTTGTTGGAAATTCATGtttcaacaaaagaaaaataGACTATGATCTCAAATATGACGATATCTATGGGATACCGatatacaatatttataatacaatattattaagatattaattacaatataatacaatatttaagACAAAAGTCATCGGTTAGGAAAATATGTTATTGGCATGTTTATTTCGTCAGGTTTTCAGTTCACAAATTACCAGAACTAAGTTGAGTCAACTATCAGAACCAATATCACACAAGTTTGGACAACCCAAACGAGAAACTGGACAAAAAAgggtaaataataatttttggcATTGCTAAAAATTCATGTACACGCCTACTTTGAAGTTTGCAGTCCCAGCATAGTCAAGGGGGTTATATGAGGGCCCATGACATATATTATTACGTCTTTTCAACACCATTTTGCTTTATTCTTCAACGATTTATTGAAATCCCGAGGTTTTCTTGCATACTATCAATAGTCTTTTCTCCAAATGAACAACCGAGATAGATGAACATGCGCGGTTATATAGCCTGGATACCTTCGACAGCGAAGTAAGTTTGTGGAGAGATTCTTTAATAAGATATTGTTAGATAACAATGGCTGATTTATCTAGCGTTGTTCGTTTGCAAATAAcacgagtaagcgtcgtattacgttaatatacaaaaaataatttgccCCCCCCCCTCCCAATTTTGAGCTGGTTACGATCTTGTCCCGATGACCGACAATGCCCCTGGAAGACCAAAATCATCTTTTATAtgtttgaattttaatttatcCAGATATGCATGATGAAATCGCGTATTATGGGTGATGACAGAATTTTAACTGTGATTTGTGACCACAGCTTTCGGAATAATTATTAGTGTATATTATTAGACCTTCCTTATTTAGCTTTTCTtgaaaatataggattttataACTCATCGCTGTGCTTATTTGGACTTATCCGATGGAGGCTGGAAACATGATGGATGCCAAACGTCAGTGACTGACTCAATAACAACTACCTGTGACTGCGATCACACAACTAATTTTGCAGTTCTTGTAGtaagatatttatatttaaagtttCTTAAGTTAATTAGGAAAATTGAAACAACGAGAACTCACACAAATATGTAAAAGTTTTCAATGACAAATGAACCAGATATAATGGGAAGATATATTTCCGACTAGGacaaattttagttttattttggaaaattgaaaatgtatcTATTGTCGCGTAAGTTATTGTTACCATCGCAATACCTCAGAACGAAATGTTACTCGACTAAATATACACGTCGGAGAAATTCCATAACCCTCGAAACCGAATTATGTACCGAGTATTTCGAAAATGTCACGCTCCCCCAGTTGTTCTATACTTGTCCCAATTGTATTAATCTCACTCCTTATGAACAATCGAGGTGCAAGGTGAGAAAGTATGATTAAAGGCGAACAAGAGTGAAACAAGTGTGGGACACGTGGGATACAATTTTTTCTAGTCACTGGTGCTATGCATACCCATAACagcatgataaaaaatattgtcgaaaaaaaaattatatcttttTTTAGCAAACGCATGCAGTTGCAGGCAGCTACGCAATCAATATCGCAAGTTATGTTGGTTGTTCTTGCTCAATTGCTGGATTGACATTCGTGCTGATCATCTATTTGTCCATTAAGTAAGTAAATATTCATCAATAGCTTGCTCTGATTAGCAGTAAGGACCATATTTATTCAACTTTGaacaataattcattttgagACACAGTTAAATTAGGTTACTTTTTCAAGGTACAATATTCGTACGCAAAAGGGTCAAAGGTTGTGACTAAAAAGGCGTTGTTAGCGTTTAATAACAATTTTGGTGATATTCAACTTGAATTAAATAATGTAATATAAATTCCTATATTTGCCAGAAAACTTCGTGTTAGTCAAATCAATCAGATTCACATTCATTTGAGTATATGTTTACTTGTTGCCTATTTGACATTTATTATCGGAGTCGAAAGACCTCGTTCGTATATACCTTGCATGATTGTCGGAGGAATTCTTCAATTCTCATTTTTGTCTGCTTGGGGTTGGATGTTTGCTGAAAGTATAACAATGTACAGGTAGACGTATGTTCATTATTTTTGACATATAGGTCATTTCGATGAAGTGCTGTTGTTGTTTTTACTGATAGCTTACAGGAAAcctttttgtaattttacatcAATCGCTACCAAATTTGTAGTAGGTAAAAACGAAAATGTTTTCAAGAGAGATATTACTTAATTTTAGTTTTCTGTGGGTTTACTGGGTCCTTTGATTTCGAAAATTGTACTTTCACCTTCAGTAATTGGCATTACTGTTAAGTTCAATCAGTGGTACCAACCCATACAATGAACGGTTACGTTATGACAAAAGTTATGTAACTTTGTATAAGAAAAGCCTAACctaaataaatttgttatgttCAGGAAATTTGTATATATCTTCAGTCATATGTCATCTAATTATGTAATGAAAGCGTCCTTTATTGTTTACATTCTCTCACTGTTGGCAACCGGTCTAACAATCATCGTGGCTTACGTCACTGGAGATATGATGCAATATGAAGGATGGTCTACTGCCGCGGATAAcggtaaaataatttgattCTGAAAATTAACTTTCAGCATGAAATCGTGGGAAAATGCCAAATGTTTTTCGAATTGTTTCATTTATTCTAGGCCAAGAATTCGGACAAATAGCGTACGCTTGatgatatattttgaaagaaTACTGATATTTATCTTCTCGTCCTTTGTTATATTAATTAATTCTTAGAAAATACACTTTCAGATCCCCAGTTTCATCCGTCCTTTTATGTAAGCGATCGTTTATGTTGGCTTCATGGATATTCTTTGTATTTTGGATTCTTGACACCTGTTGGGATAATGTTCATCGGAAATATTTTTGGGTTTATCAATATCATTCGAGTGTTGACGAAATCCAACTCAGAGGTTAGAATTATAAAATTACCAAAACAAAGTGTTGGGactaaataatattgtttactgACAACATCTTTCGTCATTTTTCTTCtcattgttatgaaaaaaatcgctatTCTCATTAActgctggaccaattgctttgaaattttcagtggtcaaTGATTGTCTTTTTTGCTAGAagtttaatacttttatttatttcaaaatttcctgTTGGCTCCATGGGATTCGTTGTTTTGTGcgatgacgccatcaaaatttgcgcactttgtggcggttccgcgttttTGTTAGTCATAAAAACTGCTGTACCGGTCGTCTACTGTGACCGATTTCATACTCGTATTACTacgttttggtcttcgtgtccatatatttaagaatcgctctcttgtttttgcTATTAATTTCCGAATCTTATTGTAGGCTAAATGTTACGTAATTATGACAGttaaaaaacatataaataactaacaataaaatttaacttcGTGTTGTTTATAGTTAAGATCaacgaaaattcaaaaaaatgaaacaaaggATCACGCGTATAGAATATTTATGGTGTCTATTCTTCTTGGGATCACATGGATATTTGCTGTTCCACTAACAATTACTGATGACGCTATTGTAAACGAAGTGTTTGGATGGTTATTTTCACTATCAAATGCTTTCCAGGTAACAAATTACCTCACAAATTTGATTTCCAGTCCACACATATAATCGTTCTCAAACAGTACGAATTCGCCAGCTAATAACCTAAATTTACGACTGTCTTTTCTGTTCGAAACCGTGCAATACTAAAATTTGATTTGTTgagatattattttttatgactgtcaataattgataaaaaacataCAAACTCCACATATAACAACATTTTTTAACTACCATTTCAGGTAGAGGTTTAATCAAAAACTCTGACCCGTCCAACATTATTCCTTTCTATCTTTTACTATATGCGATGATCGTGTATACGTCTTTCTTAGGGCCTTTTTATATTTCTTCTCTTCTGTGTGAAACGTAAAGATGTTCGAACGCTGTGGACAAAATATCTGCCTCAAATAAACCTCAGAAAATCATCTGTATACGATGTTCATGATGCCACATCAACTGCGTCTACAGGTAGGCTACTATCTTCCGGGTGGACAACAACCTTATTTGAGAATAACCTGTAGTTCCCtataatattttgatttaatatattttatattgtgaATTGTTTAAATACTTAAAATCTCATGCATCTCTCTTTttctcttatatatatatgagcataTATGAGCCAAAAGGTACTCAAACTTGTCTTATGGAAAACTCAGTAGGAAACAATATGTTCAAAAAGGGACAATCGGTAGTTCTCGGTAGCGcatcggcggtgtggcgcatcgccATAAGCATCAGGAATACACTGGCCACatcacctctgattaccctgatTGGGTTCGCGGGTTCGACTCCCGTGGGGGATAATCATATATATGCGAGAGAGTTGCTTGACTCATCATCGCTGTGGAGTTCACGTAACGGTTGCAGATTCCTCCTTCATCAAGTTattgcatctgaaaacaaataactggctaactaatcccatactcgacatggactggtaaacgGACAAGAGGCCATGGTTATCCATATTATTACTCGCCGATTTTCCTTTTACCGGGGTCATATCCTACCATTCGCGACAATGCATTTTAGCGAAAAGTCTTCTGAGTAAGTTTTTACGACTATATATACTAAGGTATTTGCAATTTAGAAAAAGTTTTTAGGTTTTATGTTGATAATATTTCTTTTGATAGGAGTTGGAACTCAGTCACAAACAGATGGACCAACCCTGAATCATTCTACTGCGCTCACttataaaaatatgcaaaatttgggtAAGTTAGAAATTGCGATGAAGCATCAAATTGTACTGTGTACTGTTGATCATAAACTATTATAATACAGATGAATCACCATCAAACAAAACCAATAACACTCAAGATCCAAAAAGTACAAAATATTCGGCTGATGAATCAGCACAACAAGATGATCCTACAATAGATCCATCTTTAATGACCGAAATACATCTCAGCCCTATGAAAAGTAATCCCGATTATTCGACGTGACGTTtataaacgattgaatgaaACTACTACTATTCAAGatattgtttaatattatttatattataccaattttgtcaaaaattcattttaaagactcaaaaaaatattgaaggaAGACGTAGCCAAaccttttcctttttttatgaGATTGGCGTCCGTCACGTATATAGAGTGGACGCATTTCCaacatattaaatatatatatattgctttaACTTCAATTTATAAGCATTTATACATTTTAAACCACGGATGCAACTGACGAGTATTATCATTGTGCCAGTATCGATAAAAAGGTAAAATTACAAATGGGACGAAAACTGAACGAACGTTCGTTCCATTCGCTTTTTTGGACCAATACGTTCATTTGTTTCTTTTCCGTTTATTTTTCACTACTCATTTCTATTATTGAGCATATCATGTTTAACCTTtgcacaaaataaatattttattaattcaatttcatcaacgTTTTATGATGaaacgttttatttattttgtttaaataatagTATATAGAAATAAGAGGGAAACTGTTGTCTTCAGTATATAAATTTGATCAGTCTTCTATAAAGTGAGgaatcatttttattgttttttctgATCCCTCGACAGCACCCATTTTTCATAAGTTGTGTGCTTATAAATTTGGAAGCGACGTTCGTTCAAAGGAAACTCATTGCAGATATACCCCTTTTCACTTGGTTCTTTCTAACCATTCCTATGTATAAACAGTGAGAATGTTAATTgaacacgtcagtggacataacgaccgtttcaatattatgttgttgttgttgttcatcattattataaaatcgcttttcttttcgaatacggaccaattgctttgaaattttcagtggttaaagattgatttttttttgccagaagggtattacttttacttattacCAAAATCTCTGTGgccttcaagagattcgttttttagtgtcagaataaaaaatagcggcaccttgtgacgtgtccatatatttgagcatagctctcttgttttattaatatttgtaaaataatatgtaattcaattattaataattaattaggtAATAATCAATGATTTTGAAGACTTAAAATACGTTGCATCGGGAGATTCTCAGTCTGATCAACTTTAATCATAGGTATTCCATTCACTTTTGGATAAATTCGGGGGAGAATAGCCGACAGAAAAAGAAGTCAGAACGTCAGTATATCGTATATCACCGTTTGTGGAAATTTTTTctagtttgaaaaataatatcatcTCATCAGTGGTATCATTATTCGCAATCAAAAAGCATTTTCTAAATATAGATTTTTAGCTTTTCTCCCTTTCTTGCTGTTTTCGTTGCTTTGCAGTGCATGGAAGAAGTGGCTATGTAAAATAGATAGGATTcgtatatttatcccggggagagggaAGTCGTTAAGTAGGCTCAATCGTATGTGGAAGCCAATCACGGCTCTTCGCCCTGTTACCAATTCTTGTCGGGTGGGCTATAGGATAACTCAATCAGTCAGGTAATAGTTTCATACgaatgaacttgatggtggaggaagccgttacCGACCATCagttacttgaaccaccctacggatagtttcacatatttattttcttCGTGCAAAATCTATATAGCTTatgatatgaaataaataaaatatatatatgtaacgaACTACAAATacggatatcggcttgttgcagttAACGAGGGGTGGCGAAAGATTCAAAAAGTTATCTATTCAAAGACACCTTGCGGCTGAATTGAAGCTGCAAATATAGTAACGAAACAACTAAATGTTAAATAACAACCTAATTAAACACAATCATAAAAAAATCtgataaaaaattgaactaATTTACGGGATGCCACAATAACTGTGGAATAGGCCTATTACTTACACATTTATCTAATTTGACACAATCAtacaaagaaaaaacaacaagaattcaaaatgaaCTATGGCAACAAGGCGTCCAGTGATCCATTAGaataatagaaaatataaaattcgtaaccataaaaatgatatattgaTTAATGAAACAAACAATGCGAAATGACCAGATTTTCTTTTGTTatcggcttcctccaccatcaagtccatgcttccgaaaacactTAACTAGTTAACAAATCTCATACCAGTACACCGGACGAGAGGTCTTGGTTCGCCATACGGATGAACCGTCTTTTCTCTCCCttgggataggataggatttacatatttatcctgggggagagggaAAAGATAACACggataaatgtgtaaatcctatcctatctaagtatttaaatatttgtagAATCATCGACATAGTGCGTTTCGAGTGCATATAATTGGGGCGCAAATCACGTGGACGACAGAAAACTAGCTTTTATTCTTATTCGTCAGGAGGCGCTTCACaaaatattttggtattattattaatcagaaacatatttttacatattgttacatctATTCTCTAATGGCACTGAATTGACTATGGCTAGCTGTGAGGCAattagcgaagttgaatgatgtgcttggtaGTCTAAATTagtatctggctttctatctttttggtcgggaatatatgctaacaatataggcatcatagaaaactaagaatcgaatgcggattctattagccagAGCAGGCTATGTCttataactatgtgtttgcacaataaaaagtgtttgttttgtattgcactgtttacctattcttggcacttttgtggcccgcgaacaacgcaaaaacaattttgtggcccgcggagccgacaatgttggaccaccctgatattttaatctagagtctagactttgggtcaaaatattttttcaaattggttaattttaaattttggtttgATACTAGTATGGTGGTATAGTCTAACTTAAAAATGATATATTCTGTTTTAACTCAGTCTATTTGGCAGTGGTCTCTCTGCAATTAACTTTGTCcaaccaaattttgatggaaCTGAGTTGTGATGCAAACGGCGTCGACCAGAAGGCGTCTCATATATGTCTTCGGGTCTGAAATGATTGCCACAAACTCGCGTTCTTGGTGTAATCTGTtttaataagtcaaaataaactaGCTGATACGAACTGAATAAATAACACCAACTAAAGTGAAGCTAGGCTTCAAGGAATCAATGTATGCCCACCTAATAATATTATAGGTTATTAAGTTTAGCTTGATTCCCATAATCAGTACATCAGGAAGATTTTGACAGAATAAACACTTATTATGTCTACGGAATCAGAAGAGCCATAACTAAGACTTGAAAAGAGCAGgagttaaattaatttaattaagtgattcaagagtcttgctgcacactaagactcacagcaagactcttgaatcacttaggatagttatctttacttttgctacagcatccttgcattatacgcataccgATCtgccggcacaaaagcatagaagaaggttaagtagttagtctcgtagaaaccaaatcattagttGAATTAATTGTGGCTAAAACTGTAAAAGAAAGTCGTGGGCTGTGCTCACCTCAATTACACTCACATGTAGCCTACAACCGCATAAATATAGCCTAATAACTAAAGTAGAAGCGAGAAGAGAAAATCAGgtaaaaactaaaattaaaaccagaagaaaaaaaaatttgccacaaaatactgacttacttgaaaataggataggataggatttacatatttatcccgggggagaggaaagccgataatacggcttatccatatggtgaaccacggcctctcgtccggttaccattccaagtcgggtatgggattagttatactgtattgtttattttcggaagcatggacttgttggtggaggaagccgtaaccgaccagcggttacgtgaaccacccaacgacggcgaggagtccagcaatcctctcgcacataaccatccctgcacgggattcgaacctgcgaaccgacgcagagtaattagaggtgcggtggcgagcgtattcctaacgcttagcccgttgagccacaccgccgcgccaatatTTACCAGAATCGCGACGAATACTGTGAATCCACGCTCTCTTCATTTTTGGGGAAAGAGTAGAACGATAAGTCTGGTGAGTAACGGCTATCGCCATTACACAACGGTACGCAGCAATTTGGAACCACCAGACGCACGAGCCACCATCGCAATCGAAAAGCCCAAACCAGTCCAACGTCGCGGGGAAGCAGACAGTACTTTTCCGCGCATGCCCacataaaacaaaatggcgacgcTCAGCGGCGATAATGAATACCCTCCATATTTGCCCGCCGGCCACAGTTCTCATGCTGCTGTTGTTGTACCAGTGCCTCGCACCAGAGGCCAGAGCACGGACTGCGGTAATCGCGTCTGGTAGTCTGGTTAAGTTCGGTACCGTTTTTCCCACCGTATCGTTAGTGGCAGTGCCATCGCGGTCTGAATCTGATAGTGCTGTCTTTTCATCCAGTCGAGAAAAGAACAGGGTCATTCAGACATTGCAGCAGCAGATACAATGGAGACTGAACATGAGTTGTTGATATACGAAGAAAAACATAGTCAGACATTGCAAAGGTATGGTGATATTTTCAAAGATAGTAGGCAATTTGTATGTGTGTgctatttttaattaatttaatatggTACCGTCCTTTTTGGTATGCCGAAATGCACCACTTCATTTGGCAGTTTCTGAGTTTGGCAACACCTTTCAATCGAAAAACTGGACTGTACCAGGTACCGGTACAGGTTTAAACCTTATTTGAAGTtctgttcgctctcctgattctgtaattagttttatttattttgttttattcaattatttcatcgtcttttatgctgattatggagtcgaaataaacttatatttaaatttgttataaTTTAGATCATTGTTACAGACAGCGTTCAAACAAAATtcgaattttaataaaatttaagattttAATGAATTATAAGTTTTCTGCTCTCACGGACGGACAGTTAGATATAAGTCTCATTTATTTTGAactccacaatctgacaatggtgaaaataattattataatgtACAACAGTAAGTACAAAGGACCAAATAACTGTTGAtgattatttctatatttttcagACCGCAAGTTTCAACGCGCAAGCGTAAATTGAATGGAGCTTTCAGAAATAAATATATCTTGCTCTCGAGTGTGCTTGCAACACTTGGTGGAATTTTATTTGGATATGATTTGGGAATAATATCAGGGGCACTGGTTCAACTTCAAGAATACTTTCAACTTTCATGTTTTGAGCAAGAAATGACAATTGGATCCGTAATTATTGGAGCATTATTGGCGTCTCTTTGTGCAGGATTTGTTGTGGATTATTTTGGTCGGAAAGCCTGCATTATTGGGTCATCTGTATTATATGCGATTGGTGCGATAATTGTTGCGACTTCGCAAAGTTATAATATTCTTATTTGCGGACGTTTGATTCTTGGGACTGCCATAGCTTTATCAAGTGCTTCTGAATGTATTTATGTTTCTGAAATTTCTCCGCCAAAATTCAGAGGAACTCTTGTGTCGTTTAACGAACTCGGAATCACTGTGGGATTCCTTTTGGCATATTGTTCCAACGCTGCATTTGCATATAATACCTCAAGTGGATGGCGATGGATGTTTGGAATATCTCTAGTTTTAGCTTTGGCCATGACTGTTACTGTGTGTTTTCTACCGTATAGTCCCCGATATCTTCTAATGAAAGGTCGCATAGAGGAAGCTAAACAAATTCATTCCCAACTGCAGTGCAATGATCAATCGTCAGACGAAACCCTAAACGAGTGGAATGCAATGAAATCTTTTATTTACACTTCAAATAATCCAAAATGTAATGTATGTGATATATTTCGTGACACTGCAACTCGATATAGTGTATTTATTGGTCTGAGCCTAATGGTGATTCAGCAGGCAACTGGACAACCTAACTTGCTGTTCTATGCCTCAACTGTTCTAGTGTCATTTGGTTTTAAAGCCAATGGTATGGCTTCGTTTTGCTCTGTGGGTCTTGGTGTAGCAAAATTAATATCAACAGCAATATGTATAAGCAtagttgaaaaatatgaaagaaaAGCATTTTTAATTGTTGGTAGTTTGGTTATGTTTGtgtctttattaattatttcgtGTTGTGCAATAAGCTTCAATATCGGTGTTGTTGATTCTTGTATGACTAATCACACCAATCAAACATTCAATACTGAGATTGTCCCAGGCTCGGAAATAGCACGATGGGTTGTGTTATTCTCTCTTATTGCTTTTGTATCAGCTTATGCATTTAGCTTTGGTCCCGTTTCGTGGATATTTTTGAGTGAAATATTTCCAACCAAAGTTCGTGGGATTGCTTTCTCAATTTCCACAAGTTTAAATTGGGTTATACAATTGTTACTTTCAATGACATTTTTAGATTTCTCAAAAGTATGTGGCGGTGTTGGTTGGCCGTTCTTTATAAATTCATTGCTGACTTTAATGTCAgttgtttttatatataaaataattcccAAAACCAAAGGTAAAACACTTGAAGAAATACAAGAAGACTTAATTGCAAGATAAATCAGTTACtgaaatatttctgtttctttttaccaattttgcacttatgaatatatttattattaattaagcGTAGTACATCTCAATTCATTAATGACAGACATTGTGACAATACTTTTGTGTTATCAACTTTATTACATCCTCTACATTTAAGTGCCTTATATGTGGTATTGCATCTGTACTATCATAcacaaatatgtaaaaaataatcCATAAATTTCTTGTTGTGCCAAATTATTTAATCTTTCATATcccttttttcatatttcaaattcaaagtaAGTTTTTATACTTTCATCCATTCTCAGTAAAGATACACTTAATTAATGATTTTTGATTATAATAGTATTCATATAGCATTTTTATAGCATTAATAATATCTTGGTCCTGATAATCAGTTTCtgcagataaataaaaaagaatactTCACAATACTTATCTCAAAAAATATACCTGAATGGTACTGGTATTATAATACATATAAAATGGCATTCCAGTCTATCATTCTGTTTGCAATTATTTGCTGACACCTAGGggtgaatatttttgtttgatagaGGTAATTTAACTGAGTAATTGGTCCAATGctgattgatatatttttccTCTTAAAAGAACTATTTTTTGCAGCAACACATTATCAAAACATTGgggtttgtttaaaatatttgttcagTAAATACTATACtagtttttttaattaatttatcacACTCAGTTGCCAATCAAATGTTTCTAGAATTCATGCATATTATTGAAAGGAAAATTGTGAAATTCATATTTGTGATACCGTGTTCCCGTAAGTGCAAGTGCCAAGAATTGGTGTTGTTATTGCTACTTTTTTACTTTAAAAGACGAATAACACAATAATCATATTGCATTTCTATAATAATGTTTATAGAATTTGTTTTAGTTGACTTCGTGTTTtactaaatttgttttcattcaGAATTtggggatggcgaacctttttccatgaatgggtcaaaaattatattttttatcacgaaacaggaagagagtgggtcacatatatttaatcaatgtttgtatctataagaaacttt encodes:
- the LOC120337784 gene encoding uncharacterized protein LOC120337784, with the translated sequence MKSTFKIWDICSSGFVTVVELCALLLFFQVECKSGDRLMMSDPSGRSNNLPFESTTTEDLQIATNSSLTTITSTTETTTELTTKQATNSSLTTITSTTETTTELATKQGGLFEGSTTYESSEATSEFTTIRDPCQTGYQEVNGTCEDIDECIVERNLCPMMLCKNIPGGYICVCPKGYFRRTVNIWSGETDLDGSEIPRNNIVAFPSSTTTCFCATIISQRFGFPYSQSLSNTSSLEYQNMTSLLTQRLMHSYQVTPYGFYVHGIHAVKLTKGSVILTYEVLTSEQLTLPIFKKMYNITIDTNFWNSLQGLPGIVVDAPMSVSPLCVGDTFQSRKVVGRTYSFPNAEIHTIQRSQETCSSPGYYALIECALLDVEEGEPIGYYDTETLIEYFCDKSASEIVNEDTNYTSYTLELTIGALSSISSNMADDGVKNIVNALDVLQKAAEKDDIDITKNTMMYLLSIVDDIYDAVQMDYTNGVATLSNEDKMSFAKTLEMFASNLVMNDDELTVTSNSNVFTAQKIKCSTNASSAITFNQTISDRTRTFQPNVHSVIPDSAFPNSCNETAFAVFYLHKDGTLFPSLTRTKTTLNQVFSSQITRTKLSQLSEPISHKFGQPKRETGQKRDFITHRCAYLDLSDGGWKHDGCQTSVTDSITTTCDCDHTTNFAVLVQTHAVAGSYAINIASYVGCSCSIAGLTFVLIIYLSIKKLRVSQINQIHIHLSICLLVAYLTFIIGVERPRSYIPCMIVGGILQFSFLSAWGWMFAESITMYRKFVYIFSHMSSNYVMKASFIVYILSLLATGLTIIVAYVTGDMMQYEGWSTAADNDPQFHPSFYVSDRLCWLHGYSLYFGFLTPVGIMFIGNIFGFINIIRVLTKSNSELRSTKIQKNETKDHAYRIFMVSILLGITWIFAVPLTITDDAIVNEVFGWLFSLSNAFQGLFIFLLFCVKRKDVRTLWTKYLPQINLRKSSVYDVHDATSTASTGVGTQSQTDGPTLNHSTALTYKNMQNLDESPSNKTNNTQDPKSTKYSADESAQQDDPTIDPSLMTEIHLSPMKSNPDYST
- the LOC120338488 gene encoding solute carrier family 2, facilitated glucose transporter member 12-like, whose amino-acid sequence is METEHELLIYEEKHSQTLQRPQVSTRKRKLNGAFRNKYILLSSVLATLGGILFGYDLGIISGALVQLQEYFQLSCFEQEMTIGSVIIGALLASLCAGFVVDYFGRKACIIGSSVLYAIGAIIVATSQSYNILICGRLILGTAIALSSASECIYVSEISPPKFRGTLVSFNELGITVGFLLAYCSNAAFAYNTSSGWRWMFGISLVLALAMTVTVCFLPYSPRYLLMKGRIEEAKQIHSQLQCNDQSSDETLNEWNAMKSFIYTSNNPKCNVCDIFRDTATRYSVFIGLSLMVIQQATGQPNLLFYASTVLVSFGFKANGMASFCSVGLGVAKLISTAICISIVEKYERKAFLIVGSLVMFVSLLIISCCAISFNIGVVDSCMTNHTNQTFNTEIVPGSEIARWVVLFSLIAFVSAYAFSFGPVSWIFLSEIFPTKVRGIAFSISTSLNWVIQLLLSMTFLDFSKVCGGVGWPFFINSLLTLMSVVFIYKIIPKTKGKTLEEIQEDLIAR